The proteins below are encoded in one region of Tomitella fengzijianii:
- a CDS encoding polyprenol monophosphomannose synthase, which produces MPDTPPRVTVVVPTYNERENLPHLAAGLAGLELPALRLLVVDDGSPDGTGQVAEGLADTLPLRVDVLHRTAKDGLGRAYVAGMLRALDDGADVVIQMDADLSHPVSAVPEMLDVLARTDAAVVLGSRYVAGGSVAEDWAWHRKLLSRGANRYVDTILRLGVRDATAGFKAWRADALRSVGLDTIESNGYSFQVEMNHRAVRQGLRIAEVPIRFEERTEGASKMTLAVQWESALMPWRLRCNRA; this is translated from the coding sequence GTGCCCGACACCCCTCCGAGAGTCACCGTCGTCGTCCCCACCTACAACGAACGCGAGAACCTGCCGCACCTGGCCGCCGGGCTCGCGGGCCTGGAGCTGCCCGCTCTGCGCCTGCTCGTGGTCGACGACGGCTCTCCGGACGGCACCGGACAGGTGGCCGAGGGGCTCGCAGACACGCTTCCCCTGCGGGTGGACGTCCTGCACCGCACCGCCAAGGACGGGCTCGGCCGCGCGTACGTGGCCGGGATGCTGCGCGCCCTCGATGACGGCGCGGACGTCGTGATCCAGATGGATGCGGACCTGTCGCACCCCGTCAGCGCGGTTCCCGAAATGCTCGACGTGCTCGCCCGCACCGACGCTGCCGTGGTGCTGGGCTCGCGGTACGTGGCCGGCGGCTCCGTCGCCGAGGACTGGGCCTGGCACCGCAAGCTGCTCTCCCGCGGGGCCAACCGCTACGTGGACACGATCCTGCGCCTGGGCGTGCGCGACGCCACCGCCGGTTTCAAGGCCTGGCGTGCGGACGCGCTCAGGTCCGTCGGTCTCGACACGATCGAGAGCAACGGGTATTCGTTCCAGGTGGAGATGAACCACCGCGCGGTGCGGCAGGGGCTGCGGATCGCCGAGGTCCCGATCCGCTTCGAGGAACGCACCGAGGGCGCCTCGAAGATGACTCTCGCCGTGCAGTGGGAGTCCGCGCTGATGCCGTGGCGCCTGCGCTGCAACCGGGCCTGA
- a CDS encoding DUF3145 domain-containing protein, with amino-acid sequence MRNLNQFAEATTGVVYVHSSPAALCPHIEWALTGVLGSAPDLEWSAQPAAPGSLRAEIEWVGPVGSGARLAGALREWSLLRFEITEDASDGVDGERFSHVPGLGLWRGSTSANGDVVLGEQRLRAMLAAGAESLASELETALGTAWDDALEGFRGCGDGGHITLLGRDVG; translated from the coding sequence GTGCGCAACCTGAACCAGTTCGCTGAAGCGACGACCGGCGTCGTATACGTCCACTCGTCGCCCGCTGCGCTGTGCCCGCATATCGAGTGGGCGCTGACGGGCGTCCTGGGCAGCGCCCCGGATCTGGAATGGTCGGCGCAGCCCGCCGCACCGGGATCGCTGCGGGCCGAGATCGAGTGGGTCGGCCCCGTGGGGAGCGGCGCGCGCCTGGCCGGTGCGCTACGGGAGTGGTCGCTCCTGCGATTCGAAATCACCGAGGACGCCAGTGACGGCGTGGACGGAGAGCGGTTCAGTCACGTCCCCGGGTTGGGACTCTGGCGCGGCAGCACCAGCGCCAACGGCGACGTGGTCCTGGGGGAGCAGCGCCTGCGCGCCATGCTCGCCGCGGGCGCGGAAAGCCTGGCTTCCGAGCTCGAGACGGCGCTCGGCACGGCCTGGGACGACGCGCTGGAGGGCTTCCGCGGTTGCGGCGACGGCGGTCACATCACGCTGCTCGGCCGCGACGTGGGTTGA
- a CDS encoding DUF202 domain-containing protein, whose protein sequence is MAATFDDPGLQPERTALSWRRTALSAMVVAALMLRQAAEAGWGKAAIAPLVGVGILVVLGLGCYRRGNSLQRHRIHQGNVLARRRVMAAVATSVVLGALATGAIEITGYHN, encoded by the coding sequence GTGGCCGCGACCTTCGACGATCCGGGGCTGCAGCCGGAGCGGACCGCGCTGTCCTGGCGGCGCACGGCGCTGTCGGCGATGGTGGTGGCGGCGCTGATGCTGCGCCAGGCGGCGGAGGCCGGCTGGGGCAAGGCGGCGATCGCGCCGCTCGTGGGCGTCGGCATTCTGGTGGTCCTGGGTCTGGGCTGTTATCGCAGGGGCAACAGCCTGCAGAGACACCGGATCCACCAGGGGAATGTGCTCGCACGGCGGCGCGTCATGGCGGCCGTCGCGACGTCGGTGGTGCTGGGCGCGCTGGCGACCGGCGCCATCGAGATCACCGGGTACCACAATTGA
- a CDS encoding YidH family protein has product MSEDQGGRQTPEIPEEKEPDYRFTLANERTFLAWIRTALGLVAGGVVVHQLVEPLHVEGARTVIALGCVILAIAVAAGSYFHWRSVQQAMRRGRPLPGSTLVPVLALGATVIALFAAVTVILL; this is encoded by the coding sequence ATGTCTGAGGATCAGGGTGGCAGGCAGACCCCGGAGATTCCGGAGGAGAAGGAGCCGGACTACCGGTTCACGCTGGCCAACGAGCGCACGTTCCTCGCCTGGATCCGGACCGCGCTCGGCCTCGTGGCCGGGGGCGTCGTCGTGCACCAGCTGGTGGAGCCCCTGCACGTGGAGGGGGCGCGCACGGTCATCGCGCTCGGTTGCGTGATCCTCGCGATCGCGGTCGCGGCCGGCTCGTACTTCCACTGGCGCTCGGTGCAGCAGGCGATGCGGCGTGGCCGGCCGTTGCCGGGGTCCACCCTGGTGCCGGTCCTCGCGCTGGGCGCCACGGTGATCGCGCTCTTCGCCGCGGTGACGGTGATCCTGCTATGA
- a CDS encoding serine hydrolase domain-containing protein — translation MRRIDEWPVDSAAAAVVAAGGATTVHGPADAVFELASVTKLLTAVGVLLAVEEGALDLDAPAGPAGSTVRHLLAHASGLAFDEDRVRAAPGERRIYSSAGYEVLAGLVARETGIDFAEYLAEGVFAPLKMTGTVLRGPAGHGARSTVADLARFAAELQRPTLLDATTMREATTVQYPGLDGLLPGYGMQRPNDWGLGFELRGGKNPHWTGSRNSPQTFGHFGQSGTLLWVDPVAGCACVALTDRAFGDWATARWPALSDAIVSGGGAEAGEAGEGGADV, via the coding sequence CTGCGGAGAATCGACGAATGGCCGGTGGACAGCGCCGCGGCCGCCGTGGTCGCGGCGGGCGGCGCCACCACGGTGCACGGCCCGGCGGACGCGGTGTTCGAGCTCGCCTCGGTGACGAAGCTGCTCACCGCCGTCGGCGTCCTGCTGGCGGTCGAGGAGGGCGCGCTGGACCTCGACGCGCCGGCCGGGCCGGCGGGCTCCACCGTCCGGCACCTGCTGGCGCACGCGTCGGGTCTGGCTTTCGACGAGGACCGGGTGCGGGCGGCGCCCGGGGAGCGGCGGATCTACTCGAGCGCCGGCTACGAGGTGCTGGCCGGGCTGGTCGCGCGGGAGACCGGCATCGACTTCGCGGAATACCTCGCCGAGGGTGTCTTCGCCCCGCTGAAGATGACCGGCACCGTCCTGCGGGGCCCCGCAGGGCACGGGGCCCGCTCCACGGTTGCCGATCTCGCGAGGTTCGCCGCCGAGCTGCAGCGGCCGACGCTCCTGGACGCGACCACGATGCGCGAGGCGACCACTGTCCAGTATCCGGGGCTCGACGGTCTGCTGCCCGGGTACGGCATGCAGCGCCCCAACGACTGGGGCCTGGGATTCGAGCTGCGCGGCGGCAAGAACCCCCACTGGACCGGCTCCCGCAACTCGCCGCAGACGTTCGGGCACTTCGGCCAGTCCGGGACGCTCCTGTGGGTGGATCCCGTGGCGGGGTGCGCGTGCGTCGCGCTCACCGACCGGGCCTTCGGGGACTGGGCGACAGCAAGGTGGCCCGCGCTGTCCGACGCGATAGTGTCGGGCGGCGGCGCGGAGGCCGGCGAGGCGGGGGAAGGCGGCGCGGATGTCTGA
- a CDS encoding MFS transporter, which yields MTAPTQQTRRQSRAERDTGKPHYKWIVLSNTTLGSLIATINSSILLIALPDIFRGLGVNPLEPGNTSLLLWLIMGYLVVTAVLVVSFGRLGDMFGRVRMYNAGFAVFTLFSVMLSVTWMGGTAGAWWLIVMRVLQGVGGAMLMANSSAIITDVFPTNQRGLALGLNAVTAIAGSFIGLVLGGVLAPISWRLVFLVSVPIGLFGTVWAYLRLHDTGVRQRTKLDPWGNLTFAAGLIAVLVGITYGIQPYGGHTMGWTNPWVLTALIGGGVVLGIFCLIETKVDEPMFRLGLFRIRAFTAGNLASLLSALGRGGLMFILIIWLQGIWLPQHGYSFESTPLWAGIYMVPMTIGFLVAGPVSGWLSDRFGARLFATGGMVIAAATFVLLMVLPVDFVYWQFAVILLVNGLGMGLFAAPNRAGIMNSLPPNRRGVGAGMSTTFQNAAMVLSIGIFFSLIITGLSHSLPDTLSSGLIAQGVPVPKAEQIAALPPVAVLFASLLGYNPIGSLLGNDVLAQLPPGNAEYLTGRSFFPQLISGPFADGLAVAFGFAIVACLIAAIASWLRGGQYVYSEPKTETILPGGPGATAEAAANGAGEPGNTLGGHAGTVPVADGVDVTRIESAGHESPAARSSPTL from the coding sequence ATGACAGCTCCGACGCAGCAGACACGCAGGCAGAGCCGTGCCGAGCGCGACACCGGCAAGCCGCACTACAAGTGGATCGTCCTGTCCAACACCACGCTCGGCAGCCTGATCGCCACCATCAACTCGTCGATCCTGCTGATCGCGCTGCCGGACATCTTCCGCGGGCTGGGCGTCAATCCGCTGGAACCGGGCAACACCAGCCTGCTGCTGTGGCTGATCATGGGCTACCTCGTCGTGACCGCCGTGCTGGTGGTCAGCTTCGGCCGCCTGGGCGACATGTTCGGCCGGGTGCGGATGTACAACGCCGGGTTCGCGGTGTTCACACTGTTCTCGGTGATGCTGTCGGTCACCTGGATGGGCGGCACCGCGGGCGCGTGGTGGCTGATCGTCATGCGTGTGCTGCAGGGGGTGGGCGGCGCGATGCTCATGGCCAATTCGTCGGCGATCATCACCGACGTGTTCCCCACCAACCAGCGCGGTCTGGCTCTGGGCCTCAACGCGGTGACCGCCATCGCCGGCTCGTTCATCGGCCTCGTACTCGGCGGGGTGCTGGCGCCCATCAGCTGGCGCCTGGTGTTCCTGGTGTCCGTGCCGATCGGCTTGTTCGGCACCGTCTGGGCCTACCTGAGACTGCACGACACCGGCGTCCGCCAGCGCACCAAGCTGGATCCGTGGGGCAACCTGACGTTCGCGGCGGGCCTGATCGCCGTGCTGGTCGGAATCACCTACGGCATCCAGCCGTACGGCGGGCACACGATGGGGTGGACCAACCCGTGGGTGCTCACGGCGCTGATCGGCGGGGGCGTCGTTCTGGGGATCTTCTGCCTCATCGAGACGAAGGTCGACGAGCCGATGTTCCGGCTCGGCCTGTTCCGGATCCGGGCGTTCACGGCGGGCAACCTGGCCAGTCTGCTGTCCGCCCTGGGCCGCGGCGGGCTGATGTTCATCCTCATCATCTGGCTGCAGGGGATCTGGCTGCCCCAGCACGGCTACAGCTTCGAGTCGACGCCGCTGTGGGCGGGGATCTACATGGTCCCCATGACGATCGGCTTCCTCGTCGCGGGCCCGGTGTCCGGGTGGCTCAGCGACCGGTTCGGCGCACGGCTGTTCGCCACCGGCGGCATGGTCATCGCCGCCGCCACCTTCGTGCTGCTCATGGTGCTGCCGGTGGACTTCGTCTACTGGCAGTTCGCCGTCATCCTGCTGGTAAACGGGCTGGGTATGGGCCTGTTCGCGGCGCCGAACCGGGCCGGCATCATGAACAGCCTGCCGCCGAACCGCCGCGGCGTGGGAGCGGGCATGTCCACGACGTTCCAGAACGCCGCGATGGTGCTCTCGATAGGCATCTTCTTCAGCCTCATCATCACCGGTCTGTCGCATTCGCTCCCGGACACGCTGTCGTCCGGCCTGATAGCGCAGGGCGTCCCGGTCCCCAAGGCGGAACAGATCGCGGCGCTGCCGCCGGTGGCGGTCCTGTTCGCTTCGTTGCTGGGCTACAACCCCATCGGATCGCTGCTGGGCAACGACGTGCTCGCACAGCTGCCGCCCGGCAATGCCGAGTACCTGACAGGGCGGAGCTTCTTCCCGCAGCTCATCTCCGGCCCGTTCGCCGACGGACTGGCGGTCGCCTTCGGATTCGCCATCGTCGCCTGTCTGATCGCCGCGATCGCCTCGTGGCTGCGCGGAGGGCAGTACGTCTACTCGGAGCCGAAGACCGAGACGATACTGCCAGGCGGCCCCGGCGCCACGGCGGAGGCCGCCGCGAACGGTGCCGGCGAACCCGGGAACACGCTCGGGGGCCACGCAGGGACGGTCCCCGTAGCGGACGGCGTGGACGTGACGCGGATCGAGTCTGCGGGACATGAGAGTCCTGCCGCACGCTCGTCTCCTACGCTGTGA
- a CDS encoding DNA alkylation repair protein yields the protein MSEQSAETASLPSVMSELAALDDPKVRAVNARHGDDHGVKLSELRALAKRLKTRHELALQLWGTGDGAARLLAMLTCRPREFDRDELDAMVRAARMPKVHDWLVNYVVKKSPHAEELRTEWAGDGDPLVAAAAWDLTTRRVVGRPAGLDLAALLDAIDSGLRDAPEATRWAMNSCLAAIGIEHAEFRDRAVAIGERVGAFRDYPTSPGCTSPYAPTWIAEMVRRKGGA from the coding sequence ATGAGCGAGCAATCGGCCGAGACGGCGTCGCTGCCCTCGGTGATGTCGGAGCTGGCCGCACTGGACGATCCGAAGGTCCGCGCGGTCAATGCACGGCACGGCGACGATCACGGCGTGAAACTCTCCGAGCTGCGTGCGCTGGCGAAGCGGCTGAAGACGCGCCACGAGCTCGCGCTGCAGTTGTGGGGGACGGGTGACGGCGCAGCCCGGCTGCTGGCGATGCTCACCTGCCGTCCCCGGGAGTTCGATCGCGACGAGCTGGACGCCATGGTCCGCGCGGCCCGCATGCCCAAGGTGCACGACTGGTTGGTGAACTACGTGGTCAAGAAGTCGCCGCACGCGGAGGAACTGCGGACGGAGTGGGCGGGGGACGGGGACCCGCTGGTGGCCGCGGCCGCCTGGGACCTCACCACACGGCGGGTGGTGGGCAGACCCGCGGGTCTTGACCTCGCCGCACTGCTCGACGCGATCGACTCCGGTCTGCGCGACGCACCCGAGGCGACGCGATGGGCGATGAACTCGTGCCTGGCCGCCATCGGAATCGAGCACGCGGAATTCCGGGACCGCGCGGTGGCCATCGGCGAGCGGGTGGGGGCGTTCAGGGATTACCCGACGTCGCCCGGCTGCACGTCGCCGTACGCGCCCACGTGGATCGCGGAGATGGTGCGGAGGAAAGGCGGGGCGTAG
- a CDS encoding tyrosine-type recombinase/integrase, with amino-acid sequence MAQVVDQWTVRNPDGGRRLRGPRWGKGNRWLARWDEGGKRVSKSFANKDAALAHLEDVGSGTRAGTHITKERAALTIGDMWVLWSAMKSGTSKSTRAGYESAWRRIEPRWKDVPCGDVERADAVAWLNELTTTKGCKPGESKPLGGSSKRTTGIVLRALLDLAVDHKAVPANPMKRGDLPAAPETPRRYLSVGEVDGLLAAMPDEPCRLVVRTLVLTGLRPGECFGLQVQDLDARRGRIRVERAVDDKGTVGDVKTHQHREVPVGGGLLDDLTLAAGGRRRTAPLLRTSAGLSWTRNRWRPLWAKHGIDGLDTYELRHTAASWAIHAGANVKTVQTMLGHRTAAITLDIYSHLWDDELDAMPARLDAHMKSERERFRQRRQQSDSRGGNVQVTAV; translated from the coding sequence ATGGCACAGGTCGTGGACCAGTGGACAGTACGGAACCCCGATGGCGGGCGGCGGTTACGCGGCCCCCGGTGGGGTAAGGGGAATCGTTGGCTTGCCCGCTGGGATGAGGGCGGCAAGCGGGTGTCTAAGTCGTTTGCGAACAAGGACGCGGCGCTCGCGCATCTGGAGGACGTCGGTTCGGGGACGCGCGCGGGAACGCACATCACCAAGGAGCGCGCGGCGCTCACGATCGGCGATATGTGGGTGTTGTGGTCTGCGATGAAGTCGGGGACGTCGAAGTCGACGCGCGCGGGGTATGAATCGGCGTGGCGGCGGATTGAGCCCCGGTGGAAGGACGTGCCGTGCGGGGACGTCGAACGGGCGGACGCGGTCGCGTGGTTGAACGAGCTGACGACGACGAAGGGGTGCAAGCCGGGCGAGTCGAAGCCGCTCGGCGGTTCGTCGAAACGTACTACGGGCATCGTGCTGCGCGCGCTGCTTGATCTGGCCGTCGATCACAAGGCGGTGCCGGCGAACCCGATGAAGCGGGGTGATCTTCCCGCGGCGCCGGAAACTCCGCGCCGGTATTTGAGCGTGGGAGAGGTCGACGGGCTGCTGGCCGCGATGCCGGATGAGCCGTGCAGGCTTGTGGTGCGGACCCTCGTGCTGACCGGGCTCCGGCCGGGTGAGTGCTTCGGCCTCCAGGTACAGGACCTTGACGCGCGGCGCGGCCGGATCCGCGTTGAGCGCGCTGTCGATGACAAGGGCACCGTCGGGGACGTCAAGACGCACCAGCATCGGGAGGTGCCTGTCGGTGGGGGCCTGCTTGATGATCTCACCCTCGCGGCCGGTGGCCGTCGGCGCACGGCGCCGTTGCTGCGGACGTCGGCGGGATTGTCGTGGACGCGGAATCGGTGGCGTCCACTGTGGGCGAAGCACGGCATCGACGGGCTGGATACCTACGAGTTGCGGCACACGGCGGCGTCGTGGGCGATCCACGCGGGCGCGAACGTCAAGACGGTGCAGACGATGCTGGGCCACCGGACGGCCGCCATCACCCTCGACATCTACAGCCACCTGTGGGACGACGAGCTCGATGCCATGCCGGCGCGGCTCGATGCGCACATGAAGTCTGAGCGGGAACGGTTCAGACAGCGCAGACAGCAGTCAGACAGCAGAGGGGGAAATGTGCAGGTCACAGCGGTGTAG
- a CDS encoding ImmA/IrrE family metallo-endopeptidase — protein MLERLLKVAETMRVRIEVVDPGPGRLGSYSHRRRTIRLRPGMNRRQARSVLAHELAHAHRGDEPTGSGWMDLRAEREADRLAAEYLIEADEVRIAEVAYGPNWPAIAYELEVSDHLLAVWRAERRRKVTCG, from the coding sequence ATGTTGGAGCGGTTGCTCAAGGTTGCGGAGACGATGCGGGTGCGGATCGAAGTCGTCGATCCCGGCCCGGGGCGCCTCGGTAGTTATAGCCACCGACGACGGACGATCCGGCTGCGGCCCGGCATGAATCGCCGGCAAGCGCGATCGGTGCTCGCGCACGAGCTCGCACACGCGCACCGCGGGGATGAACCGACAGGCTCTGGCTGGATGGACCTGCGTGCTGAACGTGAGGCGGACCGGCTGGCCGCTGAGTACCTGATCGAGGCTGATGAGGTTCGGATTGCTGAAGTGGCGTATGGGCCGAACTGGCCGGCCATCGCCTACGAACTGGAAGTGAGCGACCACCTGCTCGCCGTCTGGCGGGCTGAACGAAGGAGGAAAGTGACGTGCGGGTGA
- a CDS encoding helix-turn-helix domain-containing protein, with protein MATIRLRADVLKKLQEMHALNDSTTARAIGVDRSTLHRIKDGATPSAGFIAGAVLTFGVPIESLFSVIEDDATSTAA; from the coding sequence ATGGCAACCATCCGACTACGTGCAGACGTCCTGAAGAAGCTCCAGGAAATGCATGCGCTCAACGACTCAACGACCGCCCGCGCCATCGGCGTCGACCGCTCGACGCTGCACCGCATCAAAGACGGCGCCACCCCATCCGCCGGATTCATCGCAGGCGCAGTGCTCACGTTCGGCGTCCCCATCGAATCGCTGTTCAGCGTCATCGAGGACGACGCCACCAGCACCGCCGCATAG
- a CDS encoding helix-turn-helix transcriptional regulator: MTLLTYAEVGERLNCSPWSVAKLTRRGELPRIVLSPRQHRVDEADLHAFIKDRKESTR; the protein is encoded by the coding sequence ATGACCCTCCTGACCTACGCCGAAGTCGGCGAACGCCTGAACTGCTCGCCCTGGTCAGTGGCGAAGCTGACCCGCCGCGGCGAACTTCCCCGCATTGTCCTGTCCCCGCGCCAGCACCGCGTCGACGAGGCCGACCTGCACGCATTCATCAAGGACCGGAAGGAGTCGACCCGATGA
- a CDS encoding YqaJ viral recombinase family protein, whose protein sequence is MTAPTIAPGSPEWLRIITPSKVAAILGKSRFESPYRLWHRMAGNLAPEPPRDEFTAGHAMEHALAYLWKQENPHWRLSPGEVQVHRPAANGTPAMLATVDRRAVRGRWRRIVEFKTARDLSVWGDEFTDDAPLDYYLQVQAQQLITGWTAPAHLMVMGPYFRWHTYVIEHDPLVAEKITAAAVRWHQSLEAGAPPELDDSVPTYQAVRELHPDIDGTEVQVDRTLAAEYLATADALKFAEKTARGAKTRLLDAMGNAQQANTGDIKIATRYQHGKGVAVRGNTKALTALNEGTAA, encoded by the coding sequence ATGACCGCCCCCACGATTGCCCCCGGCAGCCCCGAGTGGTTGCGCATCATCACCCCGTCCAAGGTGGCCGCGATCCTCGGCAAGTCGCGGTTCGAGAGCCCCTACCGGCTGTGGCACCGCATGGCCGGCAACCTGGCACCGGAGCCGCCGCGCGATGAGTTCACCGCAGGGCACGCGATGGAACACGCCCTCGCCTACCTGTGGAAGCAGGAAAACCCGCACTGGCGCCTGTCGCCCGGCGAGGTACAGGTGCACCGGCCCGCCGCCAACGGCACCCCGGCGATGCTCGCCACCGTCGACCGGCGCGCCGTGCGCGGCCGGTGGCGCCGCATCGTCGAGTTCAAGACCGCCCGCGACCTCAGCGTGTGGGGCGACGAGTTCACCGACGACGCACCCCTCGACTACTACCTCCAGGTACAGGCGCAGCAACTCATCACCGGCTGGACCGCACCCGCACACCTGATGGTGATGGGCCCCTACTTCCGGTGGCACACCTACGTCATCGAGCACGACCCGCTCGTCGCCGAGAAAATCACCGCCGCCGCCGTCCGCTGGCACCAAAGCCTCGAGGCCGGCGCCCCGCCGGAGCTCGACGACAGCGTGCCCACCTACCAGGCCGTCCGCGAGTTGCACCCGGACATCGACGGCACCGAAGTGCAGGTCGACCGCACGCTGGCCGCCGAGTACCTGGCGACCGCCGACGCGCTCAAGTTCGCAGAGAAGACGGCGCGCGGAGCCAAGACCCGGCTGCTAGACGCGATGGGCAACGCGCAGCAGGCCAACACCGGCGACATCAAGATCGCCACCCGCTACCAGCACGGCAAGGGAGTCGCCGTGCGCGGCAACACCAAGGCACTCACCGCACTCAACGAAGGGACCGCAGCATGA
- a CDS encoding recombinase RecT, whose translation MSTAPAKTDSTAVEETHPGTDLVGTDGDRGVYRGGPSAWTPAERDELRALAGIDEASDGDLAMLKSVVDRTGLDPFIKQIYLVGRKTKTGGYRGEPERWETKWTVQVGIDGFRAVTNRYAEQRGLDVEIGKPVFYGEDGQPRPFWLKRNGYPAAAEVTIRVGQTTATAVAVWDEYVQTKRNGDPNSMWDKMPTVMLAKCAEAQAHRRVCSLNAGIYEPAEMAHMDSEPVRVQSQRADRPGKGRAAARAALGIGNQPPTSDSGDQHANAAEQPADAETTTAEETHPATQEQIDTLIRELDAANVTEAERPNYVRGVVGREVNGWPDLTAREVADVIEFTTTGELPIRG comes from the coding sequence ATGAGCACCGCACCCGCAAAGACGGACAGCACCGCCGTCGAGGAAACCCACCCCGGCACCGACCTGGTCGGCACCGACGGCGACCGCGGCGTCTACCGCGGCGGCCCGTCCGCTTGGACCCCCGCCGAGCGCGACGAGCTGCGCGCCCTGGCCGGCATCGACGAGGCCAGCGACGGCGACCTCGCCATGCTCAAGAGCGTCGTCGACCGGACCGGCCTCGACCCGTTCATCAAGCAGATCTACCTCGTCGGCCGCAAGACCAAGACCGGCGGATACCGCGGCGAACCCGAACGCTGGGAAACCAAGTGGACCGTACAGGTCGGCATCGACGGATTCCGCGCGGTCACCAACCGGTACGCCGAGCAGCGCGGCCTGGACGTGGAGATCGGCAAGCCCGTGTTCTACGGCGAGGACGGCCAGCCCCGCCCGTTCTGGCTCAAGCGCAACGGCTACCCCGCCGCCGCCGAGGTCACTATCCGCGTCGGCCAGACCACCGCGACCGCCGTCGCCGTGTGGGACGAGTACGTGCAGACCAAGCGCAACGGCGACCCGAACAGCATGTGGGACAAGATGCCCACCGTCATGCTCGCCAAGTGCGCCGAGGCACAAGCACACCGGCGCGTGTGCAGCCTCAACGCCGGCATCTACGAACCCGCCGAAATGGCCCACATGGACAGCGAGCCCGTCCGCGTGCAGTCGCAGCGCGCCGACCGCCCCGGCAAGGGCCGCGCCGCCGCGCGCGCCGCACTCGGCATCGGCAACCAGCCGCCGACGTCCGACAGCGGCGACCAGCACGCCAACGCCGCCGAGCAGCCCGCCGACGCCGAGACCACCACCGCGGAGGAAACCCACCCGGCCACGCAAGAGCAGATCGACACCCTCATCCGCGAGCTCGACGCCGCCAACGTCACCGAGGCCGAACGGCCGAACTACGTGCGCGGAGTCGTGGGCCGCGAGGTCAACGGATGGCCGGACCTCACCGCGCGCGAAGTCGCCGACGTCATCGAGTTCACCACCACCGGAGAACTCCCGATCCGCGGCTAA
- a CDS encoding DNA-methyltransferase: protein MNAPNAYYADDRVTLHHGDALAIMPTIPAATVDAIITDPPYSSGGMMRGDRAQSTTAKYVQSTSHRRGTEFTGDNRDQRAFHLWSTLWISEALRTMRPGGIIGMFTDWRQLPTTTDALQLGGAVWRGIIPWHKPNGRRTQGRPANNCEFFVWGTNGPRELADGETLDGFWQQNAPRDRVHQTQKPVALLEWLTRVCPPGGTILDPFAGSGTTLLAAKNTGRHAIGIELTAHYCQTTVDRLADQPIALDLAGADT from the coding sequence GTGAACGCCCCCAACGCCTACTACGCCGACGACCGGGTCACGCTCCACCACGGCGACGCGCTGGCCATCATGCCCACGATCCCCGCCGCCACCGTCGACGCCATCATCACCGACCCGCCCTACTCCAGCGGCGGCATGATGCGCGGCGACCGCGCCCAATCGACCACCGCCAAGTACGTCCAATCGACCTCCCACCGCCGCGGCACCGAGTTCACCGGCGACAACCGCGACCAGCGCGCATTCCACCTGTGGTCCACCCTCTGGATCAGCGAAGCACTCAGAACGATGCGCCCCGGCGGCATCATCGGCATGTTCACCGACTGGCGTCAGCTGCCCACCACCACCGACGCACTCCAGCTCGGCGGCGCCGTGTGGCGCGGAATCATCCCGTGGCACAAGCCCAACGGCCGCCGCACCCAGGGCCGGCCCGCGAACAACTGCGAGTTCTTCGTGTGGGGAACCAACGGGCCCCGCGAGCTCGCCGACGGCGAAACGCTCGACGGATTCTGGCAGCAGAACGCGCCCCGCGACCGCGTCCACCAGACCCAAAAGCCGGTCGCCCTACTCGAATGGCTCACCCGCGTCTGCCCACCCGGCGGCACGATCCTCGATCCGTTCGCCGGAAGCGGAACCACGCTCCTCGCCGCGAAGAACACCGGCCGCCACGCCATCGGCATCGAGCTCACCGCCCACTACTGCCAGACCACCGTCGACCGCCTGGCGGACCAGCCCATCGCCCTTGACCTGGCAGGAGCCGACACGTGA